The Capsicum annuum cultivar UCD-10X-F1 chromosome 1, UCD10Xv1.1, whole genome shotgun sequence sequence AAGCATAAGATATGGTTTGGCACTTTTGACACTATTGAAGAGGCTTCACGAGCTTATTTGTCCAAGAAGTTCGAGTTTGAGAAATTAAGACAGCAGGGGAAAACGGAGAATAACCTGAAGAAGAATTGTGATCAAATTCAGCATCCTGAATCAACGTCTGTTGTGGAAACCTTAAATACTGCTACAAGCTGTGATCTTAAAGCCAGGAGAAGCTTAATTGGAATCCGAAGGCGAAAGAGCGGGAGATATGCAGCTGTGATTACAGATCCAATTAGGCATAAAGAAGTATGCTTGGGCACTTTTGACACTATTGACGAGGCTTCACAAGCTTATAAGTCTAAGAAGTCCGAGTTTGAGAAATTACGACAGGGAAATAAGGAGAATAAACGGAAGAAGAATTGTGATCAAATTCAGCGGCCTCAAGTGGCATCCTTAGATACTGCTAGTGAATATGGAAGAGCTAAAAGAATCAACAATCACAACACAACACCACATATGATTGGGGCTTACAAGAGCAAGACGGCAGGGAGATATACGTCTGAGATTATACACCCCATCACCAAAAAGAAAACTTGGTTGGGAACTTTTGGCACTGCTGAAGAGGCTTCCCATGCTTTTCAATCTAAGAAGCTCGAGTTTCAGAAACTAGTCAAAGCGAAGAAGCAACAATGTATCCAAAGGAAATCGGAGAAATTAGTCAATTTCAAGCAAGGCACTGCTGAAGAAACTTTCCATGTTAAGCAGTCTAAGGTATTCGACCTTCAGAGCTCAAAGGAGGTCGAGCTGCAAAGCGATACGCCAACAGATTCTCGTGCACGAAAGAATCAAGAAGGGCAAGAGGATGATGAAGATTTATGGAAGGGAAAATGGGTGCAACTTCCGGATAATACAGAAGTCATGTTTTCATCAAAACTGGGCTTACCAATCATCGATAACTATGGATATCTTTTAGGTGAATTCAGCACTTTGGATGATCTCAGTATATGTGTAACTGAGGATGACAATCAAATGTAACTGTGCTTTACATTGCATACAAATTGCAAGAAGATTTTTTTGTAGGAATATGTAAAGCCTTCTTGCAATTGTTGGTCTGCTACATGGTATATAGTAAATAGTAGCCGCCATGAAATGTAACTGTGTAACTGTCTACAATCAAATGTAACCGTGTTTTTAAGCTGTTTTTTTTAGGAAATTTCTTCGCTATGAAAAATTGGACATAGAAAAGTTAATcacatttcatatttatttccaTTCCGCTTATACAATATACAAAAAGaaggagccttggagtaaccaAAAAAGTTGCCGCTATGTGATCGGGAGGTCATGGGTACAAGCCTACAATATACCCTTGTGGTGGAGCCCTTTCTCGAATTTTGTGAGCTGAAAACAGCATtgggcagaaatgcaaggtaagactgcatacaataCACTCTTGTGATGGAGCCCTTCTCTGGATCCTGCACATAGCGGgaaactttagtgcaccgggctgcccttatACAATATACAAAAAGTTGGAAAAGACGTTGCAAGTTTGCAATGACTCTACTTGACCACACAAGTATAAAGAAATGAATGGTGAACCTAAATCAACTAATTAAGTGGGAaagatttatcaagtccatataAAAAGACCATTTTTCTCATCCGAACCTTCTGGGACTTAGCAACATGGTACTATGACACTCTATTAAAACAAAGGGAACAATAATATCGAAAGAAGAACCTTTTTTTGACGAGTAGTACAAAGAGTTCCTTTGGTTGGTGAACAAGTTAGTGATGATAATATAGTACAATATAAATAACAATGAGATTATTTAGTGGATATTTTTGCTGATAAATATTTAGCTCATTGAATTAAAAAAGTGATATAGTggatatattttgaaatat is a genomic window containing:
- the LOC107864421 gene encoding uncharacterized protein LOC107864421 isoform X1, which translates into the protein MKEPESSKAKMISLVGVRRQKNGRYAGEIRDPIRHKKVWLGTFDTAQEASQAYLSKKSEFENEKLSHQGNEKSKRIRETTRVVGVHKRNKQGKYNSAIRNPITEERIWLGSFDNAEEASQAYQSKKLEFNAMLQRCSTNKDGHSEQGNENVNGEVFETDSCNGGTDRRIDPREIGTTEEAKEGSKVFNSCLISNVRVNPKDKTTFVGIKRQKNGRYAAVITDRVKHKIWFGTFDTIEEASRAYLSKKFEFEKLRQQGKTENNLKKNCDQIQHPESTSVVETLNTATSCDLKARRSLIGIRRRKSGRYAAVITDPIRHKEVCLGTFDTIDEASQAYKSKKSEFEKLRQGNKENKRKKNCDQIQRPQVASLDTASEYGRAKRINNHNTTPHMIGAYKSKTAGRYTSEIIHPITKKKTWLGTFGTAEEASHAFQSKKLEFQKLVKAKKQQCIQRKSEKLVNFKQGTAEETFHVKQSKVFDLQSSKEVELQSDTPTDSRARKNQEGQEDDEDLWKGKWVQLPDNTEVMFSSKLGLPIIDNYGYLLGEFSTLDDLSICVTEDDNQM
- the LOC107864421 gene encoding uncharacterized protein LOC107864421 isoform X2, whose translation is MISLVGVRRQKNGRYAGEIRDPIRHKKVWLGTFDTAQEASQAYLSKKSEFENEKLSHQGNEKSKRIRETTRVVGVHKRNKQGKYNSAIRNPITEERIWLGSFDNAEEASQAYQSKKLEFNAMLQRCSTNKDGHSEQGNENVNGEVFETDSCNGGTDRRIDPREIGTTEEAKEGSKVFNSCLISNVRVNPKDKTTFVGIKRQKNGRYAAVITDRVKHKIWFGTFDTIEEASRAYLSKKFEFEKLRQQGKTENNLKKNCDQIQHPESTSVVETLNTATSCDLKARRSLIGIRRRKSGRYAAVITDPIRHKEVCLGTFDTIDEASQAYKSKKSEFEKLRQGNKENKRKKNCDQIQRPQVASLDTASEYGRAKRINNHNTTPHMIGAYKSKTAGRYTSEIIHPITKKKTWLGTFGTAEEASHAFQSKKLEFQKLVKAKKQQCIQRKSEKLVNFKQGTAEETFHVKQSKVFDLQSSKEVELQSDTPTDSRARKNQEGQEDDEDLWKGKWVQLPDNTEVMFSSKLGLPIIDNYGYLLGEFSTLDDLSICVTEDDNQM